The Mauremys mutica isolate MM-2020 ecotype Southern chromosome 1, ASM2049712v1, whole genome shotgun sequence genome has a segment encoding these proteins:
- the LOC123362018 gene encoding putative olfactory receptor 52P1 has protein sequence MSCYNHSTPSSFLLMGIPGLEATHFWIAFPFCAMYVVALLGNFTLLFVIMTEPSLHLPMYYFLCMLSGIDLVLTTSTVPKILSIFWFRSHEIGFECCVVQMFFIHSFSAMESGVLLAMAFDRYVAICKPLRYTTILTNAVIAKIGLAVFVRGIGLLTPLMCMVSRLPYCGPRVISHSYCEHMALVKLAYGDITPNYVYGITAVTIMVGSDSIFIAISYIQILRAVLRLSSRDACLKSLSTCGSHMCIILVSYTPLFSFYTQRWGQNIPTHIHILLADLYLLVPPMLNPIIYGLKTKQIRGRVLRPFKEIQAGL, from the coding sequence ATGTCATGCTACAATCACTCCACCCCCTCCAGCTTCCTCCTAATGGGCATTCCCGGGCTGGAGGCCACCCACTTCTGGATCGCCTTCCCGTTCTGTGCCATGTACGTTGTGGCCCTGCTGGGGAACTTCACCCTCCTCTTTGTGATCATGACAGAGCCGAGTCTGCACTTGCCCATGTACTACTTCCTCTGCATGCTGTCCGGCATTGACCTGGTGCTCACCACCTCCACCGTGCCCAAGAtcctgagcatcttctggttccgCTCCCACGAAATCGGCTTTGAGTGTTGCGTGGTCCAGATGTTCTTCATCCACAGCTTCTCTGCCATGGAGTCGGGGGTGCTGCTGGCCATGGCCTTCGACCGCTACGTCGCCATCTGCAAGCCATTGCGCTACACCACCATCCTCACCAACGCCGTCATCGCCAAGATCGGGTTGGCCGTCTTTGTGCGGGGCATTGGCCTGTTGACCCCCTTGATGTGCATGGTCAGCCGACTGCCGTACTGTGGGCCCAGGGTCATCTCCCACTCCTACTGCGAGCACATGGCCTTGGTGAAGCTGGCCTATGGGGACATCACGCCCAACTATGTCTACGGGATAACGGCCGTGACCATTATGGTGGGCTCAGACTCCATCTTCATCGCCATCTCCTACATCCAGATCCTCCGGGCCGTCCTCAGACTTTCTTCCAGGGACGCGTGCCTGAAATCCTTGAGCACCTGCGGCTCCCACATGTGCATCATCCTGGTCTCCTACACCCCGCTGTTCTCCTTCTACACGCAGCGCTGGGGCCAGAACATCCCCACACACATCCACATCTTGCTGGCAGACCTCTACCTCTTGGTGCCACCCATGCTGAACCCCATCATATACGGCCTGAAGACCAAGCAGATCAGGGGCCGGGTGCTGAGGCCATTCAAAGAGATCCAGGCTGGGCTTTGA